A window of Hyperolius riggenbachi isolate aHypRig1 chromosome 1, aHypRig1.pri, whole genome shotgun sequence contains these coding sequences:
- the LOC137559489 gene encoding small ribosomal subunit protein eS27-like, which yields MDVKCPGCYKITTVFSHAQTVVLCVGCSTVLCQPTGVRGEAYLTEGCSFQRKQH from the coding sequence ATGGATGTCAAATGTCCAGGATGCTACAAGATCACAACCGTATTCAGCCACGCCCAGACTGTGGTTTTGTGTGTAGGATGCTCCACTGTCCTTTGCCAACCCACTGGTGTTCGTGGAGAGGCCTATCTTACAGAAGGCTGTTCATTTCAGAGGAAGCAGCACTAA